The DNA region TTCTTCTCGGCTTCCTCGTGCCAGTCGGTGCTGTAGCCGTCGCCGTTGAACACGATCCGCTGGTATTTCTTGTAGGTGTCCTTGACGACGTCCGTCACGGCCTGTTCCAGCGTGGCGCCCTTCTTGCCCAGGCGCTTTTGCAGGTCGGCGGTGAGCTGCGTGATGGCGTCGGCGGCGATCACGTTCAGCACCGTGATGGGGAAGGAGATGCTCTGGGAGGAACCCACGGCGCGGAACTCGAACTTGTTGCCGGTGAACGCGAAGGGGCTGGTGCGGTTGCGGTCGCCGGCGTGCACGGGGATTTCCGGCAGGACGCTGCTGCCCAGGCCCATCAGGCCGGTCTGCTTGCCGCGGCCGCCCTTGCCGCTCACGATCCGCTCGAAGATGTCGGTCAGTTCGCTGCCCAGGAAGATGCTGAGAATCGCGGGGGGCGCCTCGTTCGCGCCGAGGCGGTGGTCGTTGCTGGCGCTGGCCACGCAGGTGCGCAGCAGGTCCTGGTGGTCGTCCACGGCCTTGATGACGGCGGCGGCGAAGAACAGGAACTGCATGTTCTCATGGGGGGTGTCGCCCGGGTCGAGCAGGTTCTCGCCCGCGTCGGTGGCCATGCTCCAGTTGCAGTGCTTGCCGGAGCCGTTCACGCCCGCGAAGGGTTTTTCGTGCATCAGGCACACCAGGCCGTACTTGCGGGCAGTGGTGCGCAGGACCTGCATGATCAGCTGCTGGTGGTCGGCGGCGATGTTGCTGTGCTCGAAGATGGGCGCGATCTCGAACTGGCCGGGCGCAACCTCGTTGTGGCGGGTCTTGACGGGGATGCCCAGGGCGTACAGCTGCATCTCGGCGTCGGTCATGAAGCTCAGCACCCGGTCGGGAATCGCGCCGAAGTAGTGGTCCTCGAGTTCCTGCCCGCGGGGGGGTTTGGCACCGAAGAGGGTGCGGCCGGTCATGACCAGGTCGGGGCGGCGGTAGTAGTACTCCTCGGCGATCAGGAAGTACTCCTGTTCGGCGCCCAGGCTGCTGCTCACGCGGGTGCCCTCGCTGGCGCCGAAGAGTTCCAGGGCGGGCGTGACGGCCTTGTTCAGCGCCTCGATGGACCGCAGCAGCGGAATCTTGAGGTCCAGCGCCTCACCGGTCCAGGAGGCGAACACGCTGGGGATGCACAGGGTGGCGCCGTTGGCGTGCCGGATGATGAACGCGGGGCTGCTGGGGTCCCAGGCGGTGTAGCCGCGCGCCTCGAAGGTGGCGCGCAGGCCGCCGGAGGGGAAGCTGCTGGCGTCCGGTTCGGCCTGGATGAGTTCCTTGCCGGAGAAGGACATGATGGCCACGCCGTCCCCGGCGGGGTTCAGGAAGCTGTCGTGCTTCTCGGCGGTGGAGCCGGTGAGCGGCTGGAACCAGTGGGTGTAGTGCGTGGCGCCTTTCTCCATCGCCCAGGTTTTCATGGCCAACGCCACGGTGTCGGCGATGCTGCTGTCCAGCGTCTCGCCGCGTTCCACGGTCGCCTGGAGTTTGCGGTAGTCGGGTTTGCTCAGGCGGGCCTTGAGCTGATCCAGGGTCAGGACGTCGCTGGCGAACAGGCTGTTCACGAGTTCGCTGGGTGTGGCGGTCTGCTGGGCGTCCACGCGCCAGTTGCGGGCGGCGGAGTTGACGTCGAAATCCTGGTTCATCGGGGTCTCCTGAAGGGGAAGGGGGCCATGGTCCGGGCGCGGGGCGCGCGCCTGCTGTCAGCTGACTATAGGCGCGCCCTGTCCGGGACCGCAATGCAGATTTGGACAAGCTGCACCGATTTACCCTCTCGCCGGACGTCATGGCCGGACACTCTGCATTTTGTTCCGTTTTTTCCGAACGCTTTTCCAGTCTGGCCTGTACACTGTGAGGACTTGCCCGCCCTGGCTCCCCGCCCGTTCCTGGAGGTTTCCGTTTCATGTCCACCCTGCCGCCCGTCCCGACCGCCGAAGCCCTGCTGAACACCATGCGCGAGCAGGACGTGAAGTTCCTGCGCATGCAGTTCACGGACATCCTGGGCACCACCAAGAACGTTGAGGTGCCCGAACGGCAGTTCGAGAAGGCCCTGCGGGGCGACGTGACCTTCGACGGCAGCGCCATCGAGGGCTTCACGCGGGTGGAGGAATCCGACATGCTGCTGCGCCCGGACCTCTCCACCTTCGCGGTGTACCCGCAGTTCTCCCGCGACCCGCGGGATCCGGACGACCGCGGCCGGGTGGCGCGACTGATCTGCGACGTGACGCTGCCGGACGGCACGCCGTTCGAGGGGGACCCCCGACAGGTGCTGCGCCGGCAGGTGGACCGGGCCAGGGCCCTGGGCTTCGAGATGTTCGTGGGCACCGAGCCGGAGTTCTTTCTGTTCGAGCGCACCCCGGACGGGCGGGGCACCACGGTCACGCACGACAAGGCCGGGTACTTCGATCTGGCGCCCATCGACCAGGGCGAGCGGGTGCGTCGGGACATCGTGAACAAGCTGCTCGCCATGGGCTTCGACATCGAGGCGGCGCACCATGAGGTCGCGCCGGGGCAGCAGGAGATCGACTTCCGGTACGCCCCGGCGCTGGAAACCGCCGACCGGATCGCGACCTTCAAGTTCGTGGTCAAGCGCGTGGCGCTGGAGCACGGCCTGCTGGCGAGCTTCCTGCCCAAGCCGATCGCGGGCGTGTCGGGCAGCGGCATGCACTGTCACCTGAGCCTGTTCCGGGATGGCGTGAATGCCTTCGCCGATCCGGAGGGGGAGCACGGCCTGTCCCGGGCGGGCCTGCAGTTCATCGCGGGCCTGCTGGAGCACGCCGAGGGCATGACGGCCGTGACGAACCCCCTCGTGAACAGCTACAAGCGGCTCGTGCCGGGCTTCGAGGCGCCGGTGAACGTGGCCTGGAGCACCAGCAATCGCTCGGCTCTGGTCCGCATTCCCGCCAAACGCGGCGCGAGCACCCGCGCGGAACTGCGCATGCCGGACGCGAGCTGCAACCCCTACCTGGCGCTGGCGGTGATTCTGGCCTCCGGGCTGGACGGCATCGAACAGGATCTGGAGCCGCCGCCCGCCATTCAGCGCAACATCTTCAAGATGACCGTGCGCGAGAAGCGGCATCACCGGGTGCGTGAAC from Deinococcus ficus includes:
- the glnA gene encoding type I glutamate--ammonia ligase; protein product: MSTLPPVPTAEALLNTMREQDVKFLRMQFTDILGTTKNVEVPERQFEKALRGDVTFDGSAIEGFTRVEESDMLLRPDLSTFAVYPQFSRDPRDPDDRGRVARLICDVTLPDGTPFEGDPRQVLRRQVDRARALGFEMFVGTEPEFFLFERTPDGRGTTVTHDKAGYFDLAPIDQGERVRRDIVNKLLAMGFDIEAAHHEVAPGQQEIDFRYAPALETADRIATFKFVVKRVALEHGLLASFLPKPIAGVSGSGMHCHLSLFRDGVNAFADPEGEHGLSRAGLQFIAGLLEHAEGMTAVTNPLVNSYKRLVPGFEAPVNVAWSTSNRSALVRIPAKRGASTRAELRMPDASCNPYLALAVILASGLDGIEQDLEPPPAIQRNIFKMTVREKRHHRVRELPTDLREAVDELEKDGVVAAALGEHVLTHFVRAKRAEWQEYSQTIHAWELDRYLDLV
- a CDS encoding glutamine synthetase III: MNQDFDVNSAARNWRVDAQQTATPSELVNSLFASDVLTLDQLKARLSKPDYRKLQATVERGETLDSSIADTVALAMKTWAMEKGATHYTHWFQPLTGSTAEKHDSFLNPAGDGVAIMSFSGKELIQAEPDASSFPSGGLRATFEARGYTAWDPSSPAFIIRHANGATLCIPSVFASWTGEALDLKIPLLRSIEALNKAVTPALELFGASEGTRVSSSLGAEQEYFLIAEEYYYRRPDLVMTGRTLFGAKPPRGQELEDHYFGAIPDRVLSFMTDAEMQLYALGIPVKTRHNEVAPGQFEIAPIFEHSNIAADHQQLIMQVLRTTARKYGLVCLMHEKPFAGVNGSGKHCNWSMATDAGENLLDPGDTPHENMQFLFFAAAVIKAVDDHQDLLRTCVASASNDHRLGANEAPPAILSIFLGSELTDIFERIVSGKGGRGKQTGLMGLGSSVLPEIPVHAGDRNRTSPFAFTGNKFEFRAVGSSQSISFPITVLNVIAADAITQLTADLQKRLGKKGATLEQAVTDVVKDTYKKYQRIVFNGDGYSTDWHEEAEKKRGLLNLRTTLDAVETLVSPKNLKLFGDFGVLNERELAARQEIMYDIYFKTVNIEGETTEYMAQTAILPAAFSYLAELGEVEVKSKAATGTTKELVQLSDTLYDALQELRQQNEALGGDEVHEKAHHMRDHVLPAMQQVRAAADRLERIVSQKHWPLPTYRQMLFVK